The following coding sequences lie in one Lolium perenne isolate Kyuss_39 chromosome 2, Kyuss_2.0, whole genome shotgun sequence genomic window:
- the LOC127331431 gene encoding galactinol synthase 2, giving the protein MAPMALKGVAAKETPAKGAYVTFLAGSGDYWKGVVGLAKGLRAVKSAYPLVVAVLPDVPEDHRRTLVDQGCLVREIEPVYPPESQTQFAMAYYVINYSKLRIWEFVEYERMVYLDADIQVFDNIDHLFDLEAGSFYAVKDCFCEKTWSHTPQYKIGYCQQCPDRVVWPESDLGVPPPPLYFNAGMFVHEPSLATAKALLEKLVVTDPTPFAEQDFLNMFFNDVYKPIPNVYNLVLAMLWRHPENVKLGKVKAVHYCAAGSKPWRFTGEEANMDREDIKMLVKKWWDIYDDASLDFKGDDAGEVTDPLGAALAEAWAGKYFPAPSAA; this is encoded by the exons ATGGCTCCTATGGCGCTCAAGGGTGTTGCGGCCAAGGAGACGCCGGCCAAGGGCGCGTACGTGACGTTCCTCGCCGGCTCCGGCGACTACTGGAAGGGTGTGGTGGGCCTCGCCAAGGGCCTCCGCGCCGTCAAGTCGGCCTATCCGCTGGTGGTGGCCGTGCTCCCCGACGTTCCCGAGGACCACCGCCGCACGCTGGTCGACCAGGGCTGCCTCGTCCGCGAGATCGAGCCCGTGTACCCGCCGGAGAGCCAGACCCAGTTCGCCATGGCGTACTATGTCATCAACTACTCCAAGCTCCGCATCTGGGAG TTTGTTGAGTACGAGAGGATGGTGTACCTGGACGCCGACATCCAGGTGTTCGACAACATCGACCACCTGTTCGACCTGGAGGCGGGCAGCTTCTACGCCGTCAAGGACTGCTTCTGTGAGAAGACCTGGAGCCACACACCGCAGTACAAGATCGGCTACTGCCAGCAGTGCCCCGACAGGGTTGTGTGGCCGGAGAGCGACCTTGGCGTGCCGCCACCGCCGCTCTATTTCAACGCCGGCATGTTCGTGCATGAGCCCAGCCTCGCCACCGCCAAGGCCCTCCTCGAGAAGCTCGTCGTCACCGACCCGACCCCCTTCGCCGAGCAGGACTTCCTCAACATGTTCTTCAACGACGTGTACAAGCCCATCCCGAACGTTTACAATCTGGTGTTGGCCATGCTCTGGAGGCACCCCGAGAACGTCAAGCTCGGCAAGGTCAAGGCCGTGCACTACTGCGCTGCG GGTTCGAAGCCGTGGAGGTTCACCGGCGAGGAGGCGAACATGGACCGGGAGGACATCAAGATGCTGGTCAAGAAGTGGTGGGACATCTACGACGACGCGAGCCTAGACTTCAAGGGCGACGACGCCGGCGAGGTCACCGACCCGCTTGGTGCGGCTCTCGCCGAGGCCTGGGCCGGCAAGTACTTCCCTGCGCCCTCCGCCGCGTAG